One stretch of Mycolicibacterium fallax DNA includes these proteins:
- a CDS encoding suppressor of fused domain protein — MSAVVDRVREQLRAHFAAAGNLAEPASASVTFLGLEPIQVLRFGPDSAGVLSYVSVGCARHPMADPTDIAADPHRGPRAEVVVTLRAGLPTAGLARSVALLAATPAVEGVVLTPDALIDLGAPLWEPTTAGVFSAFLLGDSSIGAVELDPPAEPVVFLSAVPITATEAAWVRLKGAPALREAWEQDGVDVTDPARRAWSPS, encoded by the coding sequence ATGAGCGCGGTCGTCGACCGGGTCCGGGAGCAGCTGCGCGCGCACTTCGCGGCGGCGGGCAACCTGGCCGAACCCGCCTCGGCGAGCGTGACGTTCCTGGGCCTGGAGCCGATTCAGGTGCTGCGGTTCGGGCCGGATTCCGCCGGTGTGCTGAGCTACGTGTCGGTGGGCTGCGCCCGGCATCCGATGGCCGATCCGACCGACATCGCCGCCGACCCGCACCGCGGCCCGCGCGCCGAGGTGGTGGTGACGCTGCGGGCCGGGCTGCCCACCGCGGGGCTGGCGCGATCGGTGGCGCTGCTGGCGGCGACCCCGGCGGTCGAGGGGGTGGTGCTCACCCCCGATGCCCTGATCGATCTCGGCGCGCCGCTGTGGGAACCCACGACGGCGGGCGTGTTCAGCGCTTTCCTGTTGGGGGACAGCTCGATTGGTGCCGTTGAGCTCGATCCGCCGGCCGAGCCGGTGGTGTTCCTCTCGGCGGTGCCGATCACCGCGACGGAGGCGGCCTGGGTGCGACTCAAGGGTGCGCCCGCGCTGCGGGAGGCCTGGGAGCAGGACGGCGTCGACGTGACCGATCCGGCCCGGCGGGCCTGGTCGCCGAGCTGA
- a CDS encoding ABC transporter ATP-binding protein: protein MAEIVLSQVTKSYPDGAGVREVVRDLSLTIADGEFLILVGPSGCGKSTTLNMIAGLDDISSGELLIDGQRVNEKAPKDRDIAMVFQSYALYPHMTVRQNIAFPLTLAKLGKAEIEAKVQETARILDLTELLDRRPAQLSGGQRQRVAMGRAIVRKPKAFLMDEPLSNLDAKLRVQMRGEIAALQKRLGTTTVYVTHDQTEAMTLGDRVVVLLGGVAQQIGTPAELYQRPANLFVAGFIGSPAMNFLPAALTDFGVELPFGEVTLPPETLEIIAEHPRADRLIAGVRPEHFEDAAVIDGYQRIQALTFSTVADRVESLGADKYVHFRIPGAPAVAAEQLAELAAESGGRDGCVARVSADSAAAEGAEIELALDTAKLVLFDADSGVNLTIPRR, encoded by the coding sequence ATGGCCGAGATTGTCCTCTCGCAGGTGACCAAGAGCTATCCCGACGGCGCGGGCGTGCGCGAGGTCGTCCGCGACCTGTCGCTGACCATCGCCGACGGCGAATTCCTGATCCTGGTCGGCCCGTCGGGGTGCGGGAAGTCCACCACCTTGAACATGATCGCCGGCCTGGACGACATCAGCTCCGGCGAGCTGCTGATCGACGGGCAGCGGGTCAACGAGAAGGCGCCCAAGGACCGCGACATCGCGATGGTGTTCCAGTCCTATGCGCTCTACCCGCACATGACGGTGCGGCAGAACATCGCCTTCCCGCTGACGCTGGCCAAGCTCGGCAAGGCCGAGATCGAGGCAAAGGTGCAGGAGACCGCCCGGATTCTGGACCTCACCGAGTTGCTCGACCGCCGGCCCGCGCAACTGTCCGGCGGTCAACGCCAGCGGGTGGCGATGGGCCGGGCCATCGTGCGCAAACCCAAGGCGTTCCTGATGGACGAGCCGCTGAGCAACCTCGACGCCAAGCTGCGGGTGCAGATGCGCGGGGAGATCGCCGCGCTGCAGAAGCGGCTGGGCACCACCACGGTCTATGTCACCCACGACCAGACCGAGGCGATGACGCTCGGCGACCGGGTGGTGGTGCTGCTCGGCGGCGTCGCCCAGCAGATCGGCACGCCCGCCGAGCTTTACCAGCGGCCGGCGAACCTGTTCGTGGCCGGCTTCATCGGCAGCCCGGCGATGAACTTCCTGCCCGCCGCCCTCACCGATTTCGGCGTGGAGTTGCCGTTCGGCGAGGTGACGCTGCCGCCGGAAACCCTGGAGATCATCGCCGAGCATCCCCGGGCGGACCGCCTGATCGCCGGCGTGCGACCGGAGCACTTCGAGGACGCCGCGGTGATCGACGGCTACCAGCGGATCCAGGCGCTGACCTTCAGCACCGTCGCCGATCGGGTGGAGTCCCTTGGCGCGGACAAGTACGTGCATTTCCGCATCCCCGGCGCGCCCGCGGTGGCGGCCGAACAGCTCGCCGAGCTGGCCGCCGAATCCGGCGGCCGCGACGGTTGTGTGGCACGGGTGTCGGCGGATTCGGCGGCGGCCGAGGGCGCCGAGATCGAATTGGCGCTGGACACCGCCAAACTGGTGCTCTTCGACGCCGATTCCGGTGTCAACCTGACCATTCCGCGCCGATGA
- a CDS encoding glycine betaine ABC transporter substrate-binding protein: protein MAEWASTLRVTLAAGLAALLVACGGPPPPPPDLVIGASERPESVLLANVYAAALRFYGTPVRVEQFDDPLTALDSGAATIVAGLTGGWLQRFAPGSGGRADETVYRQMVGVLPEGIGAGDYTTAAEDKAAAAVTERTATAWGGRELTTALRRCAELRPGAVRGAAVPAKVGRCAPPKPVEFADDATLFDALRTGAINLAWTSTADPGVPADIVLLADEKPALIRAQNVVPLYRRNELGPQQVVALNEVAGVLDTASLKQLRAEVAAGADPRLVADRWLADNPIGATGH, encoded by the coding sequence GTGGCGGAATGGGCGAGCACCCTGCGGGTGACACTGGCCGCGGGGCTGGCCGCGCTGCTGGTGGCCTGCGGCGGTCCGCCGCCACCGCCGCCGGACCTGGTGATCGGCGCATCCGAGCGGCCGGAGTCGGTGCTGCTGGCCAATGTCTACGCCGCCGCGCTGCGGTTCTACGGCACCCCGGTGCGGGTCGAACAGTTCGACGATCCACTGACCGCGCTGGACTCGGGCGCGGCGACCATCGTGGCGGGGCTGACCGGCGGATGGCTGCAGCGGTTCGCCCCGGGCAGCGGCGGGCGCGCCGATGAGACGGTGTACCGGCAGATGGTCGGCGTGCTGCCGGAGGGCATCGGGGCCGGGGACTACACCACCGCAGCGGAGGACAAGGCGGCCGCCGCGGTCACCGAGCGCACCGCGACGGCCTGGGGCGGCCGTGAGCTGACCACCGCGCTGCGGCGGTGCGCCGAGCTGCGGCCCGGCGCGGTGCGCGGGGCCGCCGTGCCGGCCAAGGTCGGCCGCTGCGCGCCGCCGAAACCGGTCGAATTCGCCGACGACGCGACGCTGTTCGACGCGCTGCGCACCGGTGCGATCAACCTGGCGTGGACCAGCACCGCCGATCCGGGCGTGCCGGCCGACATCGTGCTGCTCGCCGACGAGAAGCCGGCGCTGATCCGCGCGCAGAACGTGGTGCCGCTGTACCGGCGCAACGAGCTGGGCCCGCAGCAGGTGGTCGCGCTCAACGAGGTCGCCGGGGTGCTGGACACCGCGTCGCTCAAACAGCTGCGGGCCGAGGTCGCTGCGGGCGCGGACCCGCGGCTGGTCGCCGATCGCTGGCTGGCCGACAACCCGATCGGCGCCACCGGGCACTGA
- a CDS encoding multifunctional oxoglutarate decarboxylase/oxoglutarate dehydrogenase thiamine pyrophosphate-binding subunit/dihydrolipoyllysine-residue succinyltransferase subunit, with amino-acid sequence MSSTSSPFGQNEWLVEEMYRKFREDPASVDPSWHEFLVDYNPDPVIDDAVPQAAPAAPAPAAAPAAKAPAAKAAAAKTPAVAPPAPPSRPVPPAKTPASSTGASAPDAGKPAPAPAPAAAATEDTSQVLRGAAAAVVKNMNNSLTVPTATSVRAIPAKLMIDNRVVINNHLKRTRGGKISFTHLLGYAMVQAVKAFPNMNRHFAEIDGKPSAVTPAHTNLGLAIDLPGKDGKRTLVVAAIKGCETMKFGQFIAAYEDIVRRARDGKLTGDDFSGVTISLTNPGTIGTVHSVPRLMAGQGAIIGAGAMEYPAEFQGASEERIADLGIGKLITLTSTYDHRIIQGAESGDFLRTVHQLLLSDDFFDEIFYELGIPYEPVRWRTDNPDSIADKNARVIELIAAYRNRGHLMADIDPLRLDNTRFRSHPDLDVLTHGLTLWDLDREFKVDGFAGKQYKKLRDVLSVLRDAYCRHIGVEYTHILEPEQQKWLQDRIERRHDKPTLAQQKYILSRLNAAEAFETFLQTKYVGQKRFSLEGAETIIPMMDAAIDQCAEHALTEVVIAMPHRGRLNVLANIVGKPYAQIFGEFEGNLNPSQAHGSGDVKYHLGASGTYIQMFGDNDIEVSLTANPSHLEAVDPVLEGLVRAKQDLLNKGDTPEGYTVVPLMLHGDAAFAGQGVVAETLNLALLRGYRVGGTIHMVVNNQIGFTTSPENSRSSEYCTDVAKMIGAPIFHVNGDDPEACDWVARLAVDFRQAFKKDVVIDMLCYRRRGHNEGDDPSMTQPAMYDVIDRKRGVRKHYTEALIGRGDISMKEAEVALRDYQGQLEQVFNQVRDLEKFTAEPSESVETEQVITHGLNTAVDKAMLARIGDAHLAVPEGFSVHPRVQPVLEKRREMAYEGKVDWAFGELLALGSLVADGKLIRMSGQDTRRGTFTQRHAVIIDRRTGEEFTPLQLLAVDEQGVPTGGKLMIYNSALSEFAAVGFEYGYAVGNPSALVLWEAQFGDFVNGAQSVIDEFVSSGEAKWGQTSDVVLLLPHGHEGQGPDHTSGRIERFLQLCAEGSMTVAQPSTPANYFHLLRRHALGGIHRPLIVFTPKSMLRNKAAVSDVKDFTDVKFRSVLEEPGYEDGIGDRSKITRMLLCSGKIYYDLVARKAKKKREDVAIVRIEQLYPLPPRRLGHVLGLYPNVREYFWVQDEPANQGPWPTFGLWLPELLPELLTGIKRISRRAMSAPSSGSSKVHAAEQQEILDAAFE; translated from the coding sequence GTGAGCAGTACAAGTTCACCTTTCGGCCAGAATGAGTGGCTGGTCGAGGAGATGTACCGCAAGTTCCGCGAGGATCCCGCCTCGGTCGATCCCAGCTGGCACGAGTTCCTGGTCGACTACAACCCCGACCCGGTGATCGACGACGCCGTGCCGCAGGCCGCACCCGCGGCCCCGGCACCCGCGGCGGCACCCGCGGCAAAGGCGCCGGCGGCAAAGGCCGCCGCGGCGAAGACCCCGGCCGTCGCTCCGCCGGCCCCGCCGTCGCGGCCGGTGCCCCCGGCCAAGACCCCGGCCAGCAGCACCGGCGCCTCGGCCCCCGACGCCGGCAAGCCCGCCCCCGCGCCGGCCCCGGCGGCCGCCGCCACCGAGGACACCAGCCAGGTGCTGCGCGGCGCCGCGGCCGCCGTCGTCAAGAACATGAACAACTCGCTGACGGTGCCGACGGCGACCAGCGTGCGGGCGATCCCGGCCAAGCTGATGATCGACAACCGGGTCGTCATCAACAACCATCTCAAGCGCACCCGCGGCGGCAAGATCAGCTTCACCCACCTGCTCGGCTACGCGATGGTCCAGGCGGTCAAGGCGTTCCCGAACATGAACCGGCATTTCGCCGAGATCGACGGCAAGCCCAGCGCCGTCACCCCGGCCCACACCAACCTGGGCCTGGCCATCGACCTGCCGGGCAAGGACGGAAAACGAACGCTGGTCGTCGCCGCCATCAAGGGCTGCGAGACGATGAAGTTCGGCCAGTTCATCGCCGCCTACGAGGACATTGTCCGGCGGGCCCGCGACGGCAAGCTCACCGGCGATGACTTCTCCGGTGTGACGATCTCGCTGACCAACCCGGGCACCATCGGCACCGTGCACTCGGTGCCGCGGCTGATGGCCGGGCAGGGCGCGATCATCGGCGCCGGCGCGATGGAGTACCCGGCGGAGTTCCAGGGCGCCAGCGAGGAGCGCATCGCCGACCTGGGCATCGGCAAGCTGATCACCCTGACCTCGACCTACGACCACCGGATCATTCAGGGCGCGGAGTCCGGCGACTTCCTGCGCACCGTGCACCAGCTGCTGCTGTCCGACGACTTCTTCGACGAGATCTTCTACGAGCTCGGCATTCCCTACGAGCCGGTGCGCTGGCGCACCGACAACCCCGACTCGATCGCCGACAAGAACGCCCGCGTCATCGAGCTGATCGCCGCCTACCGCAACCGCGGCCACCTGATGGCCGACATCGACCCGCTGCGGCTGGACAACACCCGGTTCCGCAGCCACCCCGACCTCGACGTGCTCACCCACGGGCTCACGCTGTGGGACCTGGACCGTGAGTTCAAGGTCGACGGGTTCGCCGGCAAGCAGTACAAGAAGCTGCGCGACGTGCTTTCGGTGCTGCGCGACGCCTACTGCCGGCACATCGGCGTGGAGTACACCCACATCCTGGAGCCCGAGCAGCAGAAGTGGCTGCAGGATCGCATCGAGCGCAGGCACGACAAGCCGACCCTGGCCCAGCAGAAGTACATCCTCAGCCGGCTCAACGCCGCGGAGGCCTTCGAGACCTTCCTGCAGACTAAATACGTTGGGCAGAAACGGTTCTCGTTGGAGGGCGCGGAAACCATCATCCCGATGATGGACGCCGCGATCGACCAGTGCGCCGAGCACGCCCTCACCGAGGTCGTCATCGCCATGCCGCACCGCGGCCGGCTCAACGTGCTGGCCAACATCGTCGGCAAGCCCTACGCGCAGATCTTCGGCGAGTTCGAGGGCAACCTGAACCCGTCGCAGGCGCACGGCTCCGGCGACGTCAAGTACCACCTGGGCGCCTCGGGCACCTACATCCAGATGTTCGGCGACAACGACATCGAGGTGTCGCTGACGGCCAACCCCAGCCACCTGGAGGCCGTCGACCCGGTGCTGGAGGGGCTGGTCCGGGCCAAGCAGGACCTGCTCAACAAGGGCGACACCCCCGAGGGCTACACGGTGGTGCCGCTGATGCTGCACGGCGACGCCGCGTTCGCCGGCCAGGGCGTGGTGGCCGAGACGCTGAACCTGGCGCTGCTGCGCGGGTACCGCGTCGGCGGCACCATCCACATGGTGGTCAACAACCAGATCGGGTTCACCACCTCCCCGGAGAACTCGCGCTCCAGCGAGTACTGCACCGATGTGGCCAAGATGATCGGTGCGCCGATCTTCCACGTCAACGGCGACGACCCGGAGGCCTGCGACTGGGTCGCCCGGCTGGCCGTCGACTTCCGCCAGGCGTTCAAGAAGGACGTCGTCATCGACATGCTGTGCTACCGCCGCCGCGGGCACAACGAGGGCGACGATCCGTCGATGACCCAGCCGGCCATGTACGACGTCATCGACCGCAAGCGCGGTGTCCGCAAGCACTACACCGAGGCGCTGATCGGCCGCGGCGACATCTCCATGAAGGAAGCCGAGGTCGCGCTGCGCGACTACCAGGGCCAGCTGGAACAGGTCTTCAACCAGGTTCGTGACCTGGAGAAGTTCACCGCCGAGCCCAGTGAGTCGGTGGAGACCGAGCAGGTCATCACGCACGGGCTCAACACCGCCGTCGACAAGGCCATGCTGGCCCGGATCGGCGACGCGCACCTGGCGGTTCCCGAGGGCTTCTCGGTACATCCGCGGGTGCAGCCGGTGCTGGAGAAGCGCCGCGAGATGGCCTACGAGGGCAAGGTCGACTGGGCGTTCGGCGAGCTGCTGGCGCTCGGGTCGCTGGTCGCCGACGGCAAGCTGATCCGGATGTCGGGTCAGGACACCCGCCGCGGCACCTTCACCCAGCGGCACGCGGTGATCATCGACCGCAGGACCGGCGAGGAGTTCACCCCGCTGCAGCTGCTCGCGGTCGACGAGCAGGGCGTGCCCACCGGCGGCAAGTTGATGATCTACAACTCCGCGCTCAGCGAGTTCGCCGCGGTCGGCTTCGAATACGGCTATGCCGTCGGCAATCCCAGCGCGCTGGTGCTGTGGGAGGCGCAGTTCGGCGACTTCGTCAACGGCGCCCAGTCGGTGATCGACGAGTTCGTCAGCTCGGGCGAGGCCAAGTGGGGCCAGACCTCCGATGTGGTGCTGCTGCTGCCGCACGGACACGAGGGCCAGGGCCCCGACCACACCTCCGGGCGCATCGAGCGGTTCCTGCAGCTGTGCGCCGAGGGCTCGATGACGGTCGCGCAGCCGTCCACCCCGGCCAACTATTTCCACCTGCTGCGCCGGCACGCGCTCGGCGGCATTCACCGGCCGCTGATCGTCTTCACCCCGAAGTCGATGCTGCGCAATAAGGCCGCCGTCAGCGACGTGAAGGACTTCACCGACGTGAAGTTCCGCTCGGTGCTGGAAGAGCCCGGCTACGAGGACGGCATCGGCGACCGCAGCAAGATCACCCGGATGCTGCTGTGCTCGGGGAAGATCTACTACGACCTGGTGGCACGCAAGGCCAAGAAAAAGCGCGAGGACGTCGCCATCGTCCGGATCGAGCAGCTCTACCCGCTGCCGCCGCGGCGGCTCGGGCACGTGCTCGGGCTGTACCCGAACGTGCGGGAGTACTTCTGGGTGCAGGACGAGCCGGCCAACCAGGGCCCGTGGCCGACGTTCGGGCTGTGGCTGCCGGAACTGCTGCCGGAGCTGCTGACCGGGATCAAGCGGATCTCCCGGCGGGCGATGAGCGCACCGTCGTCGGGCTCGTCGAAGGTGCACGCCGCCGAGCAGCAGGAGATTCTCGACGCCGCTTTTGAGTGA
- a CDS encoding carbohydrate ABC transporter permease, which translates to MTQRWGAGRVTGWTVVNIAVLIYALLPVLWILSLSLKPTSTVKDGNLIPTSITLDNYRAIFSGGAGFDSALINSIGIGLITTVIAVIIGGMAAYAVARLEFTGKKLLIGVALLIAMFPQISLVTPLFNIWRQTGLFDTWPGLIIPYITFALPLAIYTLSAFFREIPWELEKAAKMDGATPAQAFRKVIAPLAAPGIVTAAILVFIFAWNDLLLALSLTATPRSITAPVAIANFTGSSQFEEPTGSIAAGAMVITVPIIIFVLIFQRRIVAGLTSGAVKG; encoded by the coding sequence ATGACCCAGCGCTGGGGTGCGGGCCGGGTGACCGGCTGGACCGTCGTCAACATCGCGGTGCTGATCTATGCGCTGCTGCCGGTGCTGTGGATCCTGTCGCTGTCGCTGAAGCCGACGTCAACGGTCAAGGACGGCAACCTGATTCCGACGTCGATCACGCTGGACAACTATCGGGCGATCTTCTCCGGCGGCGCCGGCTTCGACTCGGCGCTGATCAACTCCATCGGGATCGGACTGATCACCACCGTCATCGCGGTGATCATCGGTGGGATGGCCGCCTACGCGGTCGCCCGGCTGGAGTTCACCGGCAAGAAACTGCTGATCGGGGTGGCGCTGCTGATCGCGATGTTCCCGCAGATCTCGCTGGTGACACCGCTGTTCAACATTTGGCGCCAGACCGGGCTGTTCGACACCTGGCCCGGGCTGATCATCCCGTACATCACCTTCGCGCTGCCGCTGGCGATCTACACGCTCTCGGCGTTCTTCCGGGAGATCCCCTGGGAGTTGGAGAAGGCCGCCAAGATGGACGGCGCCACCCCGGCCCAGGCGTTCCGGAAGGTGATCGCACCGCTGGCCGCGCCCGGGATCGTCACCGCGGCGATCCTGGTGTTCATCTTCGCCTGGAACGACCTGCTGCTGGCCCTGTCGCTGACCGCGACGCCGCGGTCGATCACCGCGCCGGTGGCGATCGCAAACTTCACCGGCAGTTCGCAATTCGAGGAACCGACCGGATCGATTGCCGCCGGCGCGATGGTCATCACCGTGCCGATCATCATCTTTGTTCTCATCTTCCAGCGCCGGATTGTCGCCGGGCTGACCTCCGGCGCGGTGAAAGGGTAG
- a CDS encoding carbohydrate ABC transporter permease has translation MTTRAPARSDDRRAQRRLAYWLISPAAVLMVAVTGYPILYAVWLSLQQYNLAMPDERSFVWFANYQTVLTDGYWWSALGVTTAITVVSVAIEFVIGLALALVMHRTIFAKSMVRTAILIPYGIVTVAASYSWYYAWTPGTGYLANLLPDGAAPLTEQWPSLAVIVLAEVWKTTPFMALLLLAGLALVPDDLLRAAQVDGAGHWQRLIRVILPLMKPAILVALLFRTLDAFRIFDNIYVLTGGSNDTASVSILGYDNLFKGFSLGLGSAISVLVFLCVALIAVIFIRLFGAAAPGSEGEASR, from the coding sequence GTGACCACCCGGGCACCGGCACGCAGCGACGACCGTCGCGCCCAGCGTCGGCTGGCGTACTGGCTGATCTCCCCGGCCGCGGTGCTGATGGTAGCCGTCACCGGCTACCCGATCCTGTACGCGGTGTGGCTGAGCCTGCAGCAGTACAACCTCGCGATGCCCGACGAGCGGTCCTTCGTCTGGTTCGCCAACTACCAGACCGTGCTCACCGACGGCTACTGGTGGTCGGCGCTGGGTGTCACCACCGCCATCACCGTGGTGTCGGTGGCGATCGAGTTCGTGATCGGGCTGGCGCTGGCGCTGGTCATGCACCGCACCATCTTCGCCAAATCGATGGTCCGCACGGCGATCCTGATCCCGTACGGCATCGTCACCGTCGCGGCGTCCTACAGCTGGTACTACGCCTGGACACCGGGCACCGGGTATCTGGCCAACCTGCTGCCCGACGGCGCCGCGCCGCTGACCGAGCAGTGGCCGTCGCTGGCGGTCATCGTGCTGGCCGAGGTGTGGAAGACCACCCCGTTCATGGCGCTGCTGCTGCTGGCCGGGCTGGCGCTGGTGCCCGACGATCTGCTGCGCGCCGCCCAGGTCGACGGCGCCGGGCACTGGCAGCGGCTGATCCGGGTGATCCTGCCGCTGATGAAGCCGGCCATCCTGGTCGCGTTGCTGTTCCGCACCCTCGACGCGTTCCGGATCTTCGACAACATCTACGTGCTGACCGGGGGCTCCAACGACACCGCGTCGGTGTCGATCCTGGGCTACGACAACCTGTTCAAGGGCTTCTCGCTGGGGCTCGGCTCGGCGATCAGCGTGCTGGTGTTCCTGTGCGTGGCGCTGATCGCCGTCATCTTCATCAGGTTGTTCGGCGCCGCGGCACCCGGCAGCGAGGGTGAGGCGAGCCGATGA
- a CDS encoding magnesium and cobalt transport protein CorA yields the protein MPSFRALPPHGRPGEPDTQRAPVPVAEAMVDCAVYLDGKRLPGPRTHRAAVQKLRELREDGRTAFAWIGLHEPDEQQMQTVAADFGLHALAVEDAVHAHQRPKLELYDNTLFLVLKTVNYVPHESIENAREIVETGEIMVFVGHDFVVTVRHGEHSGLAAVRRQLEDEQNQLRLGPFAVMHAIADHVVDRYLAVTALVEGDIDDMEEDIFSAGGRTDVTAIYMLKHEVLELRRAVAPLTDALTKLQNDYRDLLSKEVLRYMRDVLDHQIQAAERIAGYDDLLTSLVQAALAKVGMQQNTDMRKISAWVAIAAVPTMVAGIYGMNFEYMPELDWPWSYPAVLCTVVLVCVLIYARFRRNDWL from the coding sequence ATGCCGTCGTTCCGCGCGCTCCCGCCGCACGGACGCCCCGGTGAACCCGACACCCAGCGCGCGCCGGTGCCGGTCGCCGAGGCGATGGTGGACTGCGCGGTCTACCTCGACGGCAAGCGGTTGCCCGGTCCGCGGACCCATCGGGCGGCGGTGCAGAAGCTGCGCGAGCTGCGCGAGGATGGCCGCACCGCATTCGCCTGGATTGGCCTGCACGAGCCCGACGAGCAGCAGATGCAAACGGTGGCAGCCGATTTCGGCCTGCACGCGCTGGCCGTCGAGGACGCCGTGCACGCCCATCAGCGACCCAAGCTGGAGCTCTACGACAACACCCTGTTTCTGGTGCTCAAGACGGTCAACTACGTTCCGCACGAGTCGATCGAAAATGCCCGCGAGATCGTCGAAACCGGCGAGATCATGGTGTTCGTCGGACACGACTTCGTCGTGACGGTCCGGCACGGCGAGCACAGCGGCCTCGCGGCGGTGCGCCGGCAGCTCGAAGACGAGCAGAACCAGTTGCGGCTGGGCCCGTTCGCCGTCATGCACGCGATCGCCGACCATGTGGTCGACCGCTACCTGGCGGTCACCGCCCTGGTCGAGGGCGACATCGACGACATGGAGGAGGACATCTTCTCCGCCGGCGGCCGCACCGACGTCACCGCGATTTACATGCTCAAGCACGAGGTCCTGGAACTTCGCCGGGCGGTGGCGCCGCTGACCGACGCGCTGACCAAGCTGCAGAACGACTATCGCGATCTGCTGTCCAAGGAGGTGCTGCGCTACATGCGCGACGTCCTGGACCATCAGATCCAGGCCGCCGAGCGGATCGCCGGCTACGACGACCTGCTCACCTCACTGGTGCAGGCGGCGCTGGCCAAGGTCGGCATGCAGCAGAACACCGACATGCGCAAGATCTCGGCGTGGGTGGCGATCGCCGCGGTGCCGACCATGGTGGCCGGCATCTACGGGATGAACTTCGAGTACATGCCGGAGCTGGACTGGCCATGGTCCTACCCGGCGGTGCTGTGCACCGTCGTCCTGGTCTGCGTGCTGATCTACGCCCGCTTCCGCCGCAACGACTGGCTCTGA
- a CDS encoding SDR family NAD(P)-dependent oxidoreductase, whose amino-acid sequence MQGFAGKVAVVTGAGSGIGRALALELGRSGAKLAISDVDVAGLAETEALLKSIGAPVKADRLDVTEREAFLIYADEVKEHFGVVHQIYNNAGIAFTGDVEVMGFKDIERVMDVDFWGVVNGTKAFLPHLLESGDGHVINVSSLFGIFAVPGQSAYNAAKFAVRGFTEALRQEMITKKRPVAVTTVHPGGIKTAIARNAGSVEDLDAADLAAQFDKKLARTSPERAAEIILEAVRKKKARVLVGADAKSLDVLVRILGSNYQSIFSRVMGMLVKNGH is encoded by the coding sequence ATGCAAGGCTTCGCCGGCAAGGTCGCCGTCGTCACCGGCGCCGGATCGGGCATCGGGCGCGCGCTGGCCCTCGAACTGGGCCGATCCGGTGCCAAGCTCGCCATCAGCGACGTCGACGTGGCGGGCCTGGCCGAGACCGAGGCCCTGCTCAAGTCCATCGGCGCCCCGGTCAAGGCCGATCGCCTCGACGTGACCGAACGCGAGGCGTTCCTGATCTACGCCGACGAGGTCAAGGAGCACTTCGGCGTCGTGCACCAGATCTACAACAACGCCGGCATCGCGTTCACCGGCGACGTCGAGGTGATGGGCTTCAAGGACATCGAGCGGGTGATGGATGTCGACTTCTGGGGCGTGGTGAACGGCACCAAGGCGTTCCTGCCCCACCTGCTCGAGTCCGGCGACGGCCACGTCATCAACGTCTCCAGCCTGTTCGGCATCTTCGCGGTGCCGGGCCAGTCCGCCTACAACGCGGCCAAGTTCGCGGTCCGCGGCTTCACCGAGGCGCTGCGCCAGGAGATGATCACCAAGAAGCGGCCCGTCGCGGTGACCACGGTGCATCCCGGCGGCATCAAGACCGCCATCGCGCGCAACGCCGGCTCGGTGGAAGACCTCGACGCCGCCGATCTGGCCGCCCAGTTCGACAAGAAGCTGGCGCGCACCTCCCCCGAGCGGGCCGCCGAGATCATCCTGGAGGCCGTCCGCAAGAAGAAGGCCCGGGTGCTGGTGGGCGCCGACGCCAAGTCGCTCGACGTGCTGGTGCGGATCCTCGGCTCGAATTACCAGAGCATCTTCTCGCGGGTGATGGGCATGCTCGTCAAGAACGGGCACTGA